The DNA region GCTCGATCCCCTCCGCCAAGGGCACGATCCCCAGCTCGCTGGTCATCTGCACGAGCCGCTCGACCATCTTCTGGCGTTCAAGCGACGCCGAGGAGATGCCTTGGACCAGCTTCATGTCAAACTTGAGGTAGTCCGGCGGAACCTCGACCAGCTCGACCAAGCGGGCCTGTCCGGCGCCGAAGTCGTCGTACGCGAGGCCGATACAGAGCTCGTCGAGCACCGAACGCAGTTCGCGCATCTGATTCGACTGGGTCGCGGTCGCCTCGTGGATCTCCAGCACCATCGGGCGGTGCGGATCGAGCTCGCGGAGCTCGCGCAGCGAGAACTCGAGGACCCCCAGGTCCTCGATCTCCGCGGGGTGCGTGTTGAAGAACAAGAGCTGCCCGCCCGGGATCCCCTGCCCCACGCGGACCCCCTCGTCGCGCAGGATCCGGCTCAGCTCTGCCTCGAGGTTCAGCACCGCGGCGGCCTTGAACATCATCGCGGGGTCGGTAAGCCCGAACAGCTTGCTGCGCCCGAGGATCTCAAACCCGAACGTCTGCTGCGTACCCATCGCAACAATCGGCTGGAAGTGCGGCGACACCGCACGCTCGGTCATCAGCTTGTCGAACTGGATGAGCGCCAGCGCGCGATCGGCGGAGTCTTCTTGGATGGTTTTCAGGTTGGGGGTCGAGTCCTCCAGCGTGGCGCGAAATACGATCTGTGCAAACTGCACCAGGTCGCCCCGGTGCACGGCGCAGTCGTCGGTCACACGCACGCCGTTCACAAAGGTGCCGTTCGTGCTGCCCAGGTCGCGGACCCGCAGGAGGTCGTCCTCCAGAAGGATCTCTGCGTGACGACCCGACACGGTTGGGCTGGGGATCGACAGCGATTGATCGGCGCGGCGCCCCACGGTGAAGGGGGAGCAGTCGACCGAGATCCTGCGCATCGGTTCGTCGTCCGTCAGTTGACCGCTCAGCAGCCAACGCGTCTGACTCGAGGTGGTGAGGCAATCTAGCATGAGGATCGAGACGGATGGTGCGGTAGGAGTTTCGTTCTACGAGTCTTCAGAAGGCTGGCGCCGGCGTGCTTACGAGCATCGTCGCGTCCACCGGTCGGTCGAAGGCGTCCGCGTCCAGAGCGCTTTCGGCGGGTGTGCAGGCGGGGGGAGAATCGAGGTCTAGGAGCGGCTCCCAATCGATGTCTCGGCGTGAGTGGACCCGCTCGGCGAATCGCGCGTAGTCCTGCCGATGGCCGACCACGTGCGCGGCGAGGTGGGGGATCGAGATCCCCTCGCACTCCACAACCGTGACGGAGGCCGAACCCGCCGGCCTGCCCGCGAAAGTCTCCGCGGTTAGCCGACGTTCGATCCCGCCAAAGCCGGTCGGATCAACGCCCTGCGACAGTTGCTGCGCGTGGGGGCCTTCGATCGCTCCGTCGCTGACCACGCCTTGCGGCAGCACAAACCGCCGGGCGATCTCCTGGACCGCGGCCTTCAGCCCCGCGTGAAGGCCTGGGTCCGACAGCACCCGGGCGGCGCCCCCGCTGGGGGCGAAGTACTCGGACTGAAGCCAACCGTCCAGGCTAACCGCCAGCTCGGTCAAGGCCTCGCAGGGGGCTTCCAGCGGGATGGTGGGATCACTGCGCAACGCCGAGCTGATGGTTCGGATCCTTGCGTCCATCGACGCCACCGCTGCGCGCACCCGCCGTGCGGCCAACGCCGCCTCTTGGACGATCTCGGCGTGGTCGGTTGTCATGTTCGTCAGGTCGCGTTCAACGCAAGCCAAGTGGTCCGTCATCCACCGTACGGCCTGGCTCGCGTCGCGGAGCCGTGGTCCGGGCGCGTCCATTTTCTCTGCGATCCAGCCCCCGATCGCGGCGATGATCGTCTGCACGACCCCCCCGGCGGCGTCGGCGCCGCGGGTTCGCGCCCCGCGGGTCGTCGCCAGCAGCCCGGTGGCGTCGATCTTGTGCCGGGCGACAAACTGGGCGGCCCCGTGAACCAGCGGGTTGGTGCCCCCCACGTTCACGTCGTGCGTGTCGTCTTCCCACTCGTCGCCCATCCACAGCTCGAACAGGCGTCGCTGCAGAAGCTCGGCGTCTGCTATCCCGCTTGGCGAGAGGGTCTCCTCCACGCGGAAGCTGCGGACGCGGTCCGGGTCGCCGGCTGCGTCGCGGAGTCGGTCGAGTTGCTTCTGGGTCGGGGTAAGGGCGTCGAGGAACAGATAGTCAACGATAGCGGTCCGGGCGCTGACGCCATGCGGGTCCTCTGCGCTGGCGCCGAAATCGAG from Pirellulimonas nuda includes:
- a CDS encoding EAL domain-containing protein gives rise to the protein MLDCLTTSSQTRWLLSGQLTDDEPMRRISVDCSPFTVGRRADQSLSIPSPTVSGRHAEILLEDDLLRVRDLGSTNGTFVNGVRVTDDCAVHRGDLVQFAQIVFRATLEDSTPNLKTIQEDSADRALALIQFDKLMTERAVSPHFQPIVAMGTQQTFGFEILGRSKLFGLTDPAMMFKAAAVLNLEAELSRILRDEGVRVGQGIPGGQLLFFNTHPAEIEDLGVLEFSLRELRELDPHRPMVLEIHEATATQSNQMRELRSVLDELCIGLAYDDFGAGQARLVELVEVPPDYLKFDMKLVQGISSASLERQKMVERLVQMTSELGIVPLAEGIEQTADHEVCAELGFSCAQGFLYGRPQPLSRSSQAPSQCGQPAPLAGVR